In one window of Episyrphus balteatus chromosome 3, idEpiBalt1.1, whole genome shotgun sequence DNA:
- the LOC129914442 gene encoding uncharacterized protein LOC129914442 produces MTGTVLEDPQWSLERRASSGHLVWRKDTPSSKVRFRFDVEVLEFEKDPAEDFIDDTNDDFSVTNISSTVAICVTCMAAAAVSVLLPWYLMHSTT; encoded by the exons ATGACTGGAACAG tactCGAAGATCCCCAATGGAGTCTGGAGCGAAGAGCATCCTCAGGTCATTTGGTATGGCGCAAAGATACACCCAGTTCAAAAGTTCGTTTTCGTTTCGATGTGGAAGTTTTAGAATTTGAAAAAGATCCCGCCGAAGATTTTATCGATGATACCAATGATGATTTCTCTGTTACGAATATATCATCAACAGTTGCAATTTGTGTAACTTGTATGGCGGCAGCTGCTGTCAGTGTTCTTCTTCCATGGTATCTTATGCATTCGACGACGTAA